The Betta splendens chromosome 7, fBetSpl5.4, whole genome shotgun sequence genome includes a window with the following:
- the snphb gene encoding syntaphilin isoform X3, whose protein sequence is MSAPAPANRRSTSGSRRFNPLKALQPKRRLQQILASSAVPVPKPAPGPGPAVPAATTAVAVPVPAPPARTPAAPSNRDPYGTASLSSSSNSGSCKGSDCSPTKGRHQKYTSCTDNHGIRPPPPEQYLTPLQQKEVCIRHLRARLKETMSTLQDRDTEIDELRGQLYRMQEDWVEEECHRVEAQLALKEARQEIQQLKHAVETVRARLSDAGDLSGDKGVQKYFQDINTQNHKLENLLLSMELAQAGLAKEGEAFPGCRARVGGSAPASVSGESPGGIPRPAVGGRGSCSCDGSPARSLTRSSTYTKLSDQALVDRSGNGQDFPCLSGDGTQDSGFVCCGESSVPSRADLLLEAAFLSEETASLLNSYTQTFSHSLPHTFSHTLPHSFPHTLSHSGPHSMPHSSTYEKLCSSERLMPFRCGLGGGGCMSHPCLSHHHLYLHPLREAGIQTESCPIPTTAGCPSDLDTIAEQRTFRSQACSPTSTWMSDEGDDELDSITTTTSVTTATVMSTATEPIPLTKTPPVLSLPRSATVACSMKSPLCSGREEEEKQETENREKESASRLKLSDTSVNGQDDDGSGSVDGDQVDAESPVEEAAAEKPCNSTETAAGMQHELKFVGCCGESRHGGTTQAGDAGTSAGSTQGATERLNTSNAGSSQPHTSQPRRSTSHEEAAGAAGMEGPDHTDNDGETKEAGAAGGAAAEEGDSGSESIQKSYWSRHFLIDLLAVAIPVVPTVAWLCRGPVRDGQPMYHIGSLLRGCCTVALHSLRRGGGLRHYPAGGGDLGGSHL, encoded by the exons ATGTCTGCCCCTGCCCCAGCCAACCGGAGGTCTACGTCGGGCTCGCGCCG atTCAACCCTCTGAAGGCGCTGCAGCCTAAACGCCGCTTGCAGCAAATACTGGCGTCCTCGGCCGTCCCGGTCCCCAAGCCAGCGCCAGGGCCGGGGCCGGCCGTGCCAGCGGCCACGACGGCGGTGGCCGTCCCTGTGCCCGCGCCCCCTGC GCGGACGCCGGCCGCACCCAGTAACAGAGATCCCTACGGTACCGCCTCCCTCAGTAGCAGCAGCAACTCAGGCTCTTGTAAAGGCAGTGACTGCAGCCCCACTAAAGG acgtCACCAGAAATACACGTCATGTACAGATAACCATGGTATCCGGCCTCCTCCACCAGAGCAGTATCTCACACCCCTGCAACAAAAGGAAGTGTGTATCCGGCACCTGCGGGCCAGGCTAAAAGAAACCATGAGCACACTGCAAGACAG GGACACAGAGATCGATGAGCTGAGGGGCCAGCTTTACCGCATGCAGGAGGACTGGGTTGAGGAGGAGTGTCATCGTGTCGAGGCCCAGCTGGCCCTGAAGGAGGCGCGCCAGGAGATCCAGCAGCTCAAACATGCCGTGGAGACTGTCCGCGCCAGGCTCAGTGATGCTGGGGACCTCAGTGGGGACAAAGGGGTCCAGAAGTACTTCCAGGACATCAACACTCAGAACCACAAGCTCGAGAACCTTTTGCTTAGTATGGAATTAGCCCAGGCGGGTTTAGCCAAAGAGGGCGAAGCCTTTCCGGGCTGTCGGGCCCGCGTTGGGGGTTCTGCCCCTGCGTCGGTATCGGGGGAAAGTCCAGGGGGAATTCCCAGACCAGCAGTGGGAGGAAGGGGTTCCTGTTCCTGCGACGGTTCCCCAGCCCGTTCTCTGACACGCAGCTCCACCTACACCAAACTGAGCGACCAAGCTCTGGTGGACCGCAGCGGCAACGGGCAGGACTTTCCTTGTCTGTCCGGCGATGGCACCCAGGACAGTGGGTTTGTGTGCTGTGGAGAGAGCAGCGTCCCCAGTCGGGCCGACCTGCTGCTGGAAGCCGCTTTTCTCTCTGAGGAAACGGCATCTTTACTCAACTCCTACACGCAGACCTTCTCTCACTCCCTGCCCCACACCTTCTCCCACACCTTGCCTCACTCTTTCCCCCACACTTTGTCCCACTCCGGCCCCCACTCTATGCCACACTCCTCCACCTATGAGAAGCTGTGCTCAAGTGAGCGCCTGATGCCCTTTCGTTGTGGCCTGGGTGGAGGAGGCTGTATGAGTCACCCATGCCTGTCGCACCACCACCTGTACCTCCATCCCCTGCGGGAGGCAGGCATTCAGACCGAGAGTTGCCCCATTCCTACAACAGCAGGTTGCCCTTCTGACCTGGACACCATCGCAGAGCAACGGACGTTTCGCTCCCAGGCTTGCAGCCCCACCTCCACCTGGATGTCTGATGAGGGGGATGACGAGCTGGACTCCATAACCACAACAACGTCGGTTACCACGGCAACGGTCATGAGCACGGCCACGGAGCCGATCCCACTCACCAAGACACCGCCGGTCTTGTCACTACCGCGGTCTGCGACTGTGGCGTGTTCTATGAAGAGCCCCCTGTGcagtgggagggaggaggaggaaaagcaggagaCTGAAAACAGAGAGAAGGAAAGCGCTTCAAGGCTCAAGCTGAGTGACACGTCAGTGAATGGACAGGACGATGATGGGAGTGGCTCGGTGGATGGGGATCAGGTGGACGCTGAGAGTCCAGtggaagaggcagcagcagaaaaaccaTGCAACTCCACAGAGACCGCAGCAGGAATGCAGCATGAGCTCAAGTTTGTGGGATGCTGCGGAGAGAGCAGGCACGGTGGGACCACGCAGGCAGGAGATGCTGGCACGTCAGCGGGATCAACTCAGGGAGCGACAGAAAGGTTGAACACGAGCAACGCGGGGTCATCGCAGCCTCATACGTCCCAGCCCAGAAGATCCACCTCACACGAGGAGGCAGCTGGTGCCGCGGGGATGGAGGGTCCTGACCACACCGACAACGACGGCGAAACTAAAGAGgccggcgccgcaggaggcgcAGCGGCCGAGGAGGGGGACTCGGGCTCCGAGAGCATTCAGAAAAGCTACTGGAGCCGTCACTTCCTGATCGACCTGCTAGCGGTGGCCATCCCCGTGGTGCCCACGGTGGCGTGGCTGTGCCGCGGCCCGGTCCGGGACGGACAGCCCATGTACCACATAGGCTCGCTGCTGCGAGGCTGCTGCACGGTGGCGCTGCACTCGCTGCGCAGGGGAGGCGGCCTGAGGCATTACCCCGCGGGCGGGGGGGACCTGGGAGGCTCACACTTGTAA
- the snphb gene encoding syntaphilin isoform X2: MSAPAPANRRSTSGSRRFDYCRFIELDYVPMETGGMVSMRPTKGYASTKSPTKGCSSTKSPDRHSRSANSPSTPRSRRTPAAPSNRDPYGTASLSSSSNSGSCKGSDCSPTKGRHQKYTSCTDNHGIRPPPPEQYLTPLQQKEVCIRHLRARLKETMSTLQDRDTEIDELRGQLYRMQEDWVEEECHRVEAQLALKEARQEIQQLKHAVETVRARLSDAGDLSGDKGVQKYFQDINTQNHKLENLLLSMELAQAGLAKEGEAFPGCRARVGGSAPASVSGESPGGIPRPAVGGRGSCSCDGSPARSLTRSSTYTKLSDQALVDRSGNGQDFPCLSGDGTQDSGFVCCGESSVPSRADLLLEAAFLSEETASLLNSYTQTFSHSLPHTFSHTLPHSFPHTLSHSGPHSMPHSSTYEKLCSSERLMPFRCGLGGGGCMSHPCLSHHHLYLHPLREAGIQTESCPIPTTAGCPSDLDTIAEQRTFRSQACSPTSTWMSDEGDDELDSITTTTSVTTATVMSTATEPIPLTKTPPVLSLPRSATVACSMKSPLCSGREEEEKQETENREKESASRLKLSDTSVNGQDDDGSGSVDGDQVDAESPVEEAAAEKPCNSTETAAGMQHELKFVGCCGESRHGGTTQAGDAGTSAGSTQGATERLNTSNAGSSQPHTSQPRRSTSHEEAAGAAGMEGPDHTDNDGETKEAGAAGGAAAEEGDSGSESIQKSYWSRHFLIDLLAVAIPVVPTVAWLCRGPVRDGQPMYHIGSLLRGCCTVALHSLRRGGGLRHYPAGGGDLGGSHL; encoded by the exons ATGTCTGCCCCTGCCCCAGCCAACCGGAGGTCTACGTCGGGCTCGCGCCG ATTTGACTACTGCAGGTTCATAGAGCTAGACTACGTTCCCATGGAGACGGGCGGTATGGTCTCGATGCGCCCGACAAAAGGCTACGCGTCGACCAAGTCTCCAACTAAAGGATGCTCTTCTACCAAGTCCCCGGACCGCCACAGCCGCTCCGCAAACTCTCCCTCCACCCCTCGCTCTCG GCGGACGCCGGCCGCACCCAGTAACAGAGATCCCTACGGTACCGCCTCCCTCAGTAGCAGCAGCAACTCAGGCTCTTGTAAAGGCAGTGACTGCAGCCCCACTAAAGG acgtCACCAGAAATACACGTCATGTACAGATAACCATGGTATCCGGCCTCCTCCACCAGAGCAGTATCTCACACCCCTGCAACAAAAGGAAGTGTGTATCCGGCACCTGCGGGCCAGGCTAAAAGAAACCATGAGCACACTGCAAGACAG GGACACAGAGATCGATGAGCTGAGGGGCCAGCTTTACCGCATGCAGGAGGACTGGGTTGAGGAGGAGTGTCATCGTGTCGAGGCCCAGCTGGCCCTGAAGGAGGCGCGCCAGGAGATCCAGCAGCTCAAACATGCCGTGGAGACTGTCCGCGCCAGGCTCAGTGATGCTGGGGACCTCAGTGGGGACAAAGGGGTCCAGAAGTACTTCCAGGACATCAACACTCAGAACCACAAGCTCGAGAACCTTTTGCTTAGTATGGAATTAGCCCAGGCGGGTTTAGCCAAAGAGGGCGAAGCCTTTCCGGGCTGTCGGGCCCGCGTTGGGGGTTCTGCCCCTGCGTCGGTATCGGGGGAAAGTCCAGGGGGAATTCCCAGACCAGCAGTGGGAGGAAGGGGTTCCTGTTCCTGCGACGGTTCCCCAGCCCGTTCTCTGACACGCAGCTCCACCTACACCAAACTGAGCGACCAAGCTCTGGTGGACCGCAGCGGCAACGGGCAGGACTTTCCTTGTCTGTCCGGCGATGGCACCCAGGACAGTGGGTTTGTGTGCTGTGGAGAGAGCAGCGTCCCCAGTCGGGCCGACCTGCTGCTGGAAGCCGCTTTTCTCTCTGAGGAAACGGCATCTTTACTCAACTCCTACACGCAGACCTTCTCTCACTCCCTGCCCCACACCTTCTCCCACACCTTGCCTCACTCTTTCCCCCACACTTTGTCCCACTCCGGCCCCCACTCTATGCCACACTCCTCCACCTATGAGAAGCTGTGCTCAAGTGAGCGCCTGATGCCCTTTCGTTGTGGCCTGGGTGGAGGAGGCTGTATGAGTCACCCATGCCTGTCGCACCACCACCTGTACCTCCATCCCCTGCGGGAGGCAGGCATTCAGACCGAGAGTTGCCCCATTCCTACAACAGCAGGTTGCCCTTCTGACCTGGACACCATCGCAGAGCAACGGACGTTTCGCTCCCAGGCTTGCAGCCCCACCTCCACCTGGATGTCTGATGAGGGGGATGACGAGCTGGACTCCATAACCACAACAACGTCGGTTACCACGGCAACGGTCATGAGCACGGCCACGGAGCCGATCCCACTCACCAAGACACCGCCGGTCTTGTCACTACCGCGGTCTGCGACTGTGGCGTGTTCTATGAAGAGCCCCCTGTGcagtgggagggaggaggaggaaaagcaggagaCTGAAAACAGAGAGAAGGAAAGCGCTTCAAGGCTCAAGCTGAGTGACACGTCAGTGAATGGACAGGACGATGATGGGAGTGGCTCGGTGGATGGGGATCAGGTGGACGCTGAGAGTCCAGtggaagaggcagcagcagaaaaaccaTGCAACTCCACAGAGACCGCAGCAGGAATGCAGCATGAGCTCAAGTTTGTGGGATGCTGCGGAGAGAGCAGGCACGGTGGGACCACGCAGGCAGGAGATGCTGGCACGTCAGCGGGATCAACTCAGGGAGCGACAGAAAGGTTGAACACGAGCAACGCGGGGTCATCGCAGCCTCATACGTCCCAGCCCAGAAGATCCACCTCACACGAGGAGGCAGCTGGTGCCGCGGGGATGGAGGGTCCTGACCACACCGACAACGACGGCGAAACTAAAGAGgccggcgccgcaggaggcgcAGCGGCCGAGGAGGGGGACTCGGGCTCCGAGAGCATTCAGAAAAGCTACTGGAGCCGTCACTTCCTGATCGACCTGCTAGCGGTGGCCATCCCCGTGGTGCCCACGGTGGCGTGGCTGTGCCGCGGCCCGGTCCGGGACGGACAGCCCATGTACCACATAGGCTCGCTGCTGCGAGGCTGCTGCACGGTGGCGCTGCACTCGCTGCGCAGGGGAGGCGGCCTGAGGCATTACCCCGCGGGCGGGGGGGACCTGGGAGGCTCACACTTGTAA
- the snphb gene encoding syntaphilin isoform X4 has translation MSAPAPANRRSTSGSRRRTPAAPSNRDPYGTASLSSSSNSGSCKGSDCSPTKGRHQKYTSCTDNHGIRPPPPEQYLTPLQQKEVCIRHLRARLKETMSTLQDRDTEIDELRGQLYRMQEDWVEEECHRVEAQLALKEARQEIQQLKHAVETVRARLSDAGDLSGDKGVQKYFQDINTQNHKLENLLLSMELAQAGLAKEGEAFPGCRARVGGSAPASVSGESPGGIPRPAVGGRGSCSCDGSPARSLTRSSTYTKLSDQALVDRSGNGQDFPCLSGDGTQDSGFVCCGESSVPSRADLLLEAAFLSEETASLLNSYTQTFSHSLPHTFSHTLPHSFPHTLSHSGPHSMPHSSTYEKLCSSERLMPFRCGLGGGGCMSHPCLSHHHLYLHPLREAGIQTESCPIPTTAGCPSDLDTIAEQRTFRSQACSPTSTWMSDEGDDELDSITTTTSVTTATVMSTATEPIPLTKTPPVLSLPRSATVACSMKSPLCSGREEEEKQETENREKESASRLKLSDTSVNGQDDDGSGSVDGDQVDAESPVEEAAAEKPCNSTETAAGMQHELKFVGCCGESRHGGTTQAGDAGTSAGSTQGATERLNTSNAGSSQPHTSQPRRSTSHEEAAGAAGMEGPDHTDNDGETKEAGAAGGAAAEEGDSGSESIQKSYWSRHFLIDLLAVAIPVVPTVAWLCRGPVRDGQPMYHIGSLLRGCCTVALHSLRRGGGLRHYPAGGGDLGGSHL, from the exons ATGTCTGCCCCTGCCCCAGCCAACCGGAGGTCTACGTCGGGCTCGCGCCG GCGGACGCCGGCCGCACCCAGTAACAGAGATCCCTACGGTACCGCCTCCCTCAGTAGCAGCAGCAACTCAGGCTCTTGTAAAGGCAGTGACTGCAGCCCCACTAAAGG acgtCACCAGAAATACACGTCATGTACAGATAACCATGGTATCCGGCCTCCTCCACCAGAGCAGTATCTCACACCCCTGCAACAAAAGGAAGTGTGTATCCGGCACCTGCGGGCCAGGCTAAAAGAAACCATGAGCACACTGCAAGACAG GGACACAGAGATCGATGAGCTGAGGGGCCAGCTTTACCGCATGCAGGAGGACTGGGTTGAGGAGGAGTGTCATCGTGTCGAGGCCCAGCTGGCCCTGAAGGAGGCGCGCCAGGAGATCCAGCAGCTCAAACATGCCGTGGAGACTGTCCGCGCCAGGCTCAGTGATGCTGGGGACCTCAGTGGGGACAAAGGGGTCCAGAAGTACTTCCAGGACATCAACACTCAGAACCACAAGCTCGAGAACCTTTTGCTTAGTATGGAATTAGCCCAGGCGGGTTTAGCCAAAGAGGGCGAAGCCTTTCCGGGCTGTCGGGCCCGCGTTGGGGGTTCTGCCCCTGCGTCGGTATCGGGGGAAAGTCCAGGGGGAATTCCCAGACCAGCAGTGGGAGGAAGGGGTTCCTGTTCCTGCGACGGTTCCCCAGCCCGTTCTCTGACACGCAGCTCCACCTACACCAAACTGAGCGACCAAGCTCTGGTGGACCGCAGCGGCAACGGGCAGGACTTTCCTTGTCTGTCCGGCGATGGCACCCAGGACAGTGGGTTTGTGTGCTGTGGAGAGAGCAGCGTCCCCAGTCGGGCCGACCTGCTGCTGGAAGCCGCTTTTCTCTCTGAGGAAACGGCATCTTTACTCAACTCCTACACGCAGACCTTCTCTCACTCCCTGCCCCACACCTTCTCCCACACCTTGCCTCACTCTTTCCCCCACACTTTGTCCCACTCCGGCCCCCACTCTATGCCACACTCCTCCACCTATGAGAAGCTGTGCTCAAGTGAGCGCCTGATGCCCTTTCGTTGTGGCCTGGGTGGAGGAGGCTGTATGAGTCACCCATGCCTGTCGCACCACCACCTGTACCTCCATCCCCTGCGGGAGGCAGGCATTCAGACCGAGAGTTGCCCCATTCCTACAACAGCAGGTTGCCCTTCTGACCTGGACACCATCGCAGAGCAACGGACGTTTCGCTCCCAGGCTTGCAGCCCCACCTCCACCTGGATGTCTGATGAGGGGGATGACGAGCTGGACTCCATAACCACAACAACGTCGGTTACCACGGCAACGGTCATGAGCACGGCCACGGAGCCGATCCCACTCACCAAGACACCGCCGGTCTTGTCACTACCGCGGTCTGCGACTGTGGCGTGTTCTATGAAGAGCCCCCTGTGcagtgggagggaggaggaggaaaagcaggagaCTGAAAACAGAGAGAAGGAAAGCGCTTCAAGGCTCAAGCTGAGTGACACGTCAGTGAATGGACAGGACGATGATGGGAGTGGCTCGGTGGATGGGGATCAGGTGGACGCTGAGAGTCCAGtggaagaggcagcagcagaaaaaccaTGCAACTCCACAGAGACCGCAGCAGGAATGCAGCATGAGCTCAAGTTTGTGGGATGCTGCGGAGAGAGCAGGCACGGTGGGACCACGCAGGCAGGAGATGCTGGCACGTCAGCGGGATCAACTCAGGGAGCGACAGAAAGGTTGAACACGAGCAACGCGGGGTCATCGCAGCCTCATACGTCCCAGCCCAGAAGATCCACCTCACACGAGGAGGCAGCTGGTGCCGCGGGGATGGAGGGTCCTGACCACACCGACAACGACGGCGAAACTAAAGAGgccggcgccgcaggaggcgcAGCGGCCGAGGAGGGGGACTCGGGCTCCGAGAGCATTCAGAAAAGCTACTGGAGCCGTCACTTCCTGATCGACCTGCTAGCGGTGGCCATCCCCGTGGTGCCCACGGTGGCGTGGCTGTGCCGCGGCCCGGTCCGGGACGGACAGCCCATGTACCACATAGGCTCGCTGCTGCGAGGCTGCTGCACGGTGGCGCTGCACTCGCTGCGCAGGGGAGGCGGCCTGAGGCATTACCCCGCGGGCGGGGGGGACCTGGGAGGCTCACACTTGTAA
- the snphb gene encoding syntaphilin isoform X1 — MSAPAPANRRSTSGSRRFNPLKALQPKRRLQQILASSAVPVPKPAPGPGPAVPAATTAVAVPVPAPPAFDYCRFIELDYVPMETGGMVSMRPTKGYASTKSPTKGCSSTKSPDRHSRSANSPSTPRSRRTPAAPSNRDPYGTASLSSSSNSGSCKGSDCSPTKGRHQKYTSCTDNHGIRPPPPEQYLTPLQQKEVCIRHLRARLKETMSTLQDRDTEIDELRGQLYRMQEDWVEEECHRVEAQLALKEARQEIQQLKHAVETVRARLSDAGDLSGDKGVQKYFQDINTQNHKLENLLLSMELAQAGLAKEGEAFPGCRARVGGSAPASVSGESPGGIPRPAVGGRGSCSCDGSPARSLTRSSTYTKLSDQALVDRSGNGQDFPCLSGDGTQDSGFVCCGESSVPSRADLLLEAAFLSEETASLLNSYTQTFSHSLPHTFSHTLPHSFPHTLSHSGPHSMPHSSTYEKLCSSERLMPFRCGLGGGGCMSHPCLSHHHLYLHPLREAGIQTESCPIPTTAGCPSDLDTIAEQRTFRSQACSPTSTWMSDEGDDELDSITTTTSVTTATVMSTATEPIPLTKTPPVLSLPRSATVACSMKSPLCSGREEEEKQETENREKESASRLKLSDTSVNGQDDDGSGSVDGDQVDAESPVEEAAAEKPCNSTETAAGMQHELKFVGCCGESRHGGTTQAGDAGTSAGSTQGATERLNTSNAGSSQPHTSQPRRSTSHEEAAGAAGMEGPDHTDNDGETKEAGAAGGAAAEEGDSGSESIQKSYWSRHFLIDLLAVAIPVVPTVAWLCRGPVRDGQPMYHIGSLLRGCCTVALHSLRRGGGLRHYPAGGGDLGGSHL; from the exons ATGTCTGCCCCTGCCCCAGCCAACCGGAGGTCTACGTCGGGCTCGCGCCG atTCAACCCTCTGAAGGCGCTGCAGCCTAAACGCCGCTTGCAGCAAATACTGGCGTCCTCGGCCGTCCCGGTCCCCAAGCCAGCGCCAGGGCCGGGGCCGGCCGTGCCAGCGGCCACGACGGCGGTGGCCGTCCCTGTGCCCGCGCCCCCTGC ATTTGACTACTGCAGGTTCATAGAGCTAGACTACGTTCCCATGGAGACGGGCGGTATGGTCTCGATGCGCCCGACAAAAGGCTACGCGTCGACCAAGTCTCCAACTAAAGGATGCTCTTCTACCAAGTCCCCGGACCGCCACAGCCGCTCCGCAAACTCTCCCTCCACCCCTCGCTCTCG GCGGACGCCGGCCGCACCCAGTAACAGAGATCCCTACGGTACCGCCTCCCTCAGTAGCAGCAGCAACTCAGGCTCTTGTAAAGGCAGTGACTGCAGCCCCACTAAAGG acgtCACCAGAAATACACGTCATGTACAGATAACCATGGTATCCGGCCTCCTCCACCAGAGCAGTATCTCACACCCCTGCAACAAAAGGAAGTGTGTATCCGGCACCTGCGGGCCAGGCTAAAAGAAACCATGAGCACACTGCAAGACAG GGACACAGAGATCGATGAGCTGAGGGGCCAGCTTTACCGCATGCAGGAGGACTGGGTTGAGGAGGAGTGTCATCGTGTCGAGGCCCAGCTGGCCCTGAAGGAGGCGCGCCAGGAGATCCAGCAGCTCAAACATGCCGTGGAGACTGTCCGCGCCAGGCTCAGTGATGCTGGGGACCTCAGTGGGGACAAAGGGGTCCAGAAGTACTTCCAGGACATCAACACTCAGAACCACAAGCTCGAGAACCTTTTGCTTAGTATGGAATTAGCCCAGGCGGGTTTAGCCAAAGAGGGCGAAGCCTTTCCGGGCTGTCGGGCCCGCGTTGGGGGTTCTGCCCCTGCGTCGGTATCGGGGGAAAGTCCAGGGGGAATTCCCAGACCAGCAGTGGGAGGAAGGGGTTCCTGTTCCTGCGACGGTTCCCCAGCCCGTTCTCTGACACGCAGCTCCACCTACACCAAACTGAGCGACCAAGCTCTGGTGGACCGCAGCGGCAACGGGCAGGACTTTCCTTGTCTGTCCGGCGATGGCACCCAGGACAGTGGGTTTGTGTGCTGTGGAGAGAGCAGCGTCCCCAGTCGGGCCGACCTGCTGCTGGAAGCCGCTTTTCTCTCTGAGGAAACGGCATCTTTACTCAACTCCTACACGCAGACCTTCTCTCACTCCCTGCCCCACACCTTCTCCCACACCTTGCCTCACTCTTTCCCCCACACTTTGTCCCACTCCGGCCCCCACTCTATGCCACACTCCTCCACCTATGAGAAGCTGTGCTCAAGTGAGCGCCTGATGCCCTTTCGTTGTGGCCTGGGTGGAGGAGGCTGTATGAGTCACCCATGCCTGTCGCACCACCACCTGTACCTCCATCCCCTGCGGGAGGCAGGCATTCAGACCGAGAGTTGCCCCATTCCTACAACAGCAGGTTGCCCTTCTGACCTGGACACCATCGCAGAGCAACGGACGTTTCGCTCCCAGGCTTGCAGCCCCACCTCCACCTGGATGTCTGATGAGGGGGATGACGAGCTGGACTCCATAACCACAACAACGTCGGTTACCACGGCAACGGTCATGAGCACGGCCACGGAGCCGATCCCACTCACCAAGACACCGCCGGTCTTGTCACTACCGCGGTCTGCGACTGTGGCGTGTTCTATGAAGAGCCCCCTGTGcagtgggagggaggaggaggaaaagcaggagaCTGAAAACAGAGAGAAGGAAAGCGCTTCAAGGCTCAAGCTGAGTGACACGTCAGTGAATGGACAGGACGATGATGGGAGTGGCTCGGTGGATGGGGATCAGGTGGACGCTGAGAGTCCAGtggaagaggcagcagcagaaaaaccaTGCAACTCCACAGAGACCGCAGCAGGAATGCAGCATGAGCTCAAGTTTGTGGGATGCTGCGGAGAGAGCAGGCACGGTGGGACCACGCAGGCAGGAGATGCTGGCACGTCAGCGGGATCAACTCAGGGAGCGACAGAAAGGTTGAACACGAGCAACGCGGGGTCATCGCAGCCTCATACGTCCCAGCCCAGAAGATCCACCTCACACGAGGAGGCAGCTGGTGCCGCGGGGATGGAGGGTCCTGACCACACCGACAACGACGGCGAAACTAAAGAGgccggcgccgcaggaggcgcAGCGGCCGAGGAGGGGGACTCGGGCTCCGAGAGCATTCAGAAAAGCTACTGGAGCCGTCACTTCCTGATCGACCTGCTAGCGGTGGCCATCCCCGTGGTGCCCACGGTGGCGTGGCTGTGCCGCGGCCCGGTCCGGGACGGACAGCCCATGTACCACATAGGCTCGCTGCTGCGAGGCTGCTGCACGGTGGCGCTGCACTCGCTGCGCAGGGGAGGCGGCCTGAGGCATTACCCCGCGGGCGGGGGGGACCTGGGAGGCTCACACTTGTAA
- the sdcbp2 gene encoding syntenin-2, with product MSLYPSLEDLKVDKVIRAQGQFAQSTTPMPPITEGTYQPELATAAMPGSSLYPNLEELGDYMGLALNSDEVQRNLALVPVADNQVAVPSLSGVGGMVRPVTGADVGIRRAEIRPGLREIILCKDQDGKVGLRLRAIDNGVFVQLVQANSPAALSGLRFGDQVLQINGQNCAGWSVDKAHKALKAAAETRIELVVRDRPFQRTITMHKDSSGHVGFVYKSGKITSLVKDGSAARNGLLTDHYICEINGQNVIGLKDSQIKDILTTSPTAMTITVMPKIIYEHMIKRMSTGLLRSAMDHSVPEV from the exons ATGTCCCTGTATCCATCACTCGAAGACCTCAAGGTCGACAAGGTCATCAGG GCCCAGGGCCAGTTTGCCCAATCGACCACCCCCATGCCCCCCATCACTGAAGGAACATACCAGCCTGAGCTTGCTACTGCTGCGATGCCAGGATCCA GTTTGTATCCAAATCTGGAGGAGCTGGGCGATTACATGGGACTGGCACTTAACAGCGATGAAGTCCAGAGGAACCTGGCCCTGGTGCCTGTGGCTGACAAT CAAGTGGCGGTGCCGTCTCTCTCAGGTGTTGGGGGGATGGTGCGGCCAGTGACCGGTGCAGATGTCGGCATCAGGAGGGCTGAGATCCGCCCAGGACTGAGGGAGATCATCCTCTGTAAGGACCAGGATGGGAAAGTGGGTCTGCGTCTCAGGGCCATTGACAAT GGAGTGTTCGTGCAGCTGGTGCAGGCCAACTCCCCTGCAGCCCTGTCTGGCCTGCGTTTCGGAGACCAGGTCCTTCAGATCAACGggcagaactgtgctggctGGAGTGTAGACAAGGCCCACAAAGCCCTGAAGGCTGCGGCCGAGACCCGCATTGAGCTGGTGGTCAGGGACAG GCCATTTCAGCGCACCATCACCATGCACAAAGACAGCTCAGGCCACGTGGGCTTCGTCTACAAGTCTGGTAAAATCACCTCTTTGGTCAAAGACGGCTCTGCTGCTCGCAACGGGCTGTTGACTGACCATTACATCTGTGAAATCAATGGGCAGAACGTTATTGGACTCAAG GACTCTCAGATCAAGGATATTCTGACTACTTCCCCGACAGCAATGACCATCACCGTCATGCCCAAGATCATCTATGAGCATATGATCAAAAG GATGTCTACTGGTCTCCTGCGGTCAGCCATGGATCACTCTGTGCCAGAAGTGTGA